TCCGGATACGCTTCTGATCGATCCGGCCGACATGAAACGGAAAATAACACCGCGGACGCGTTGCCTGTGCGCCGTGCATCTTTGGGGAAACGTCTGCGACATGGACGCGATCATGGCCGTTTCGCGGGAGACGGGCGTCGCCGTGGTCGAAGATTGTTCCCACGCGCACGGCGCAAAGTACAAAGGGCGCATGTGCGGCGCGATCGGCCATGTTGGCGCATGGAGTTTGCAGGGCTCGAAGGCGGTCAGCGCAGGGGAAGGGGGCATGATCGCCACGGACGACCTCGATGTGTTCGAGCGGGCATGCCTTGTCGGACAGGTCAACCGCATCGCGGGCATTGATTTGGTCGGGGCAAAATATGCGGAACTTCAACCGCTTGGGCTGGGCATGAAGTTCCGGGCGCATCCCCTGGGCATCGGCATCGCGGCGGTCCAATTGAAAAAACTGCCGGAATTGAACCGGCGCCGCGCGGCGTATTTCGCCGAAGTGGAGGCCGGACTGGATTCGATTCCGGGATTGCGCCCCATCACGGTCCACGAGGGCGCCGAGCGCGGCGGTTTTTATGGATTCCCAATCATTCACGAGCCGGAGGCCATGGGGGGTCTGTCCACCGCGGACTACGTCGAGCGAATCAAGGCGCTTGGCGTGGGCGCGTCGCTTTCGCCGTATCCGAACCTGCACGACTTGCCGCTGTTTGCCAAAGGCTTCGATATTTTTACGCGCAATCGCGGTCCCTTGTGTGCGAACGAGGGCTACACCGGATACCGCCCCGGCGATTTCCCGAATGCCGAACGCGCGATGGCCCGGACGATTTTCCTGCCGGTGCTCAGCGATCCGGCCCCCGGCGCCGCGCAGGCCGTCCTGCGGGCCTTGCGCGAAGCGGCCGGCGCATAACACACCATTGATGCAAAAAAAGGATCGGGACTTCTCAGTCCCGGCACGCATCCGTTCCGAAGAGGGCGAGAAATTCGTTTTTCAATCCCTCGGTGGCGGCCAGCAGATACGGCCTTTTCGATGCCCCGTGCGCGGGTTTTATCAACATGCGCGCAAGATCTTCTTCCAGAATGGGCCGCCCGTCGAGGCCGCACAGGATTGCGCCGGCTCGGCGGGCGATATAGGCGCCGGGCGCCATGTCGTGCGGTAATTGGCCCAGCAAATCGAACACGGCGTCAATGCGTTTGGATCCGTCAATGAGTTTCATCATCATTGGATTGCCCGCCAAATTATAGATGCGCATGCGCTTGAATGAGTCGTCCTTGACGGTTTCGAATTCAGCCAGTTTCGCAGCAAAACGCCTGTTTCCCGCAACGGACATGAAATTGGCGGGCTGCTGGCCGTAGAACGACAGCGAGGCTTCCTGCAAGGCCGTGACAGACGACGGGCCGGTCACGTCAATGACGCGCGGCTGACCGCGGCGGACATGCCAGAGAAATTTCCGCACCGGCGCCGATCGATCCTCGATTGCAAAGTAGACGGCATCGTTCGGAATGCCGACGAACGACGCCAGAATCCTGCATTCGGGCGGATAATAGAACACCATCGCCGAACACCAGTTGGACAAGCCCCGCTCGAGCAAATCCGTGCCATCGAGCATGTCGAGCAGCACGACCAGTCGATCCTCGCGCGATAGATCGAGATCCTCCTTCAAAAGACTCTCTTCCCCGATCACGCGGGGGCGGTATTTCCTCAATTTCTTGCGCAGTTCGGCCTCGGTGTAATCCTCCGCGAAGACATCCACGCGCAACGCAGCCTTTTTCCGCGCACCGACAATGACCGGATCCAGCGCCCGGGCCGGATTGTCTATCACCATGCCCTGGATCTTCTGCTGCACTTCCAAGATCGTGGCGCAACCCACATCCACCATCGTGTCGAGATCGAATTCCTTCATACTGCCTTTTTCCCCATGTCGGGCATCAACGCTTCACGTCGCCGACGACAAACAGCCCGCAATCCCGTCATGGATCCTTTCATAACGGAAACGTTACCCGGCGGCCTTCACGCGCCGCCTTGTAGGCGCCGAGGATCATTTCGACGGCCACGCGGCCGTCGTGTCCCGTCGCGGCCGGCGGGGTCTCGTTCACAAGACTGTCCACCCAAGGCCTCGGCACGGCTTGAATCCGGCAACCGTGGCCGGGAGGAATCGGAACGCCGAGGTCCTGCCACTTGCCCTCGCCGTACTTGAACATCTTGACGGCTATCCCGCCAGGCAGCCGCGTGTCGCACGACGGCGCGTCCCCGTAATTTTGGATCACGCAGCCTTTCTCCCCGTAGATTTCGGTCGTGTTTTCCGACGCCATGACCGTCGAACTGTTGAAAACGATCCCCATTTCCCCCTGTGCGAAACGGAACACGGCCACACCGTTGTCGTCGGGCGCGACATGGGTGATTACATTGTCAATTTCGGCTATCACGCTGACGGGCTTGCCGAGCATCCAGTGGAACCAGTCGGCGGGATGCGTCGCGTCGTCCATGAACATGCCCATGTTCTTGTCGGCCTCGATATGCCAATGCGTCGGCCCGTTGACGAACGATTCCATGAGCAGCACGCCGATGCAGTGGCGGCGGCGAATGACTGCGATACGGCCCAATTCGCCCGACTGGACAATCTCGCGCATCCGGATGTTGGCCGGGTCGTGACGCATCTGGAAGGCCACGGCAAGCATCACGCCCGCTTTTTCCGCCGCCGCGATCATGCGGTCGCAATCCTCGAGCGAGAGGGCCATAGGCTTCTGGCAGAGGATGTGCTTTCCGGCCCGCGCCGCCGCGATGCACAATTCTGCGTGCCGGCATGTCTCGCTGCCCACCATGACCGCCTGCACATTCGGATCGTCCAAGACATCTTCGACATGCGGCGTGTAGCGCATCCCCGCATTGTCACACACCCCCTTGCCCCGTTGTTCATTGTCGTCGTATGCCGACACCAGCCTCACATCGGCAAAATTCTTCATCACGTCCACATACGCACCGACATGGCCATGCGCAAAACTCAATACCCCAATCCCGACAGGCGCTTTCATACTTCGATCCTTTTTTTCGTTCCGGTTTGACGGGTACGGTAGCGCAACGGAATCGGCCATGTAAAGTGGCCGCGCCGATATCTCTTGCTTTTCGGTCTTGAAGCGGCTATCTTACGTCACGGATTCAAAGAGGAAGTACCCCTCATGACACTATTTTCCAAGATTTCCGTATTGTATCACGTTCTCAAATGGCGGCTGACATGGAACCGGCGCGACACGCATTATCGGTTCACGATTCCCGACAATCCGAAATTCATGGGACCGCGTGACGCCGTCAAATTGATCCCCGACGGCGCCGTCGTGGCCGCTTCGGGTTTGGGCGCCAATCAATGGGCGTCCATCCTGTATTGGTCCATTCGGGAATTGTTTCAGGAAACGGGCCACCCGCGCGATTTGACCGTCATGGCGATTGGGGGCATGGGCGCTCGGGGCCGCGCGCCGGGCTCGCTGGAAGAACTCGGCCTTCCCGGCTTATGCACGCGTTTTTTCAGCGGACATCTCGAAACCTTCAAGGCGATGCTTCGTCTGGCAGACCAAGGAAAACTGGAACTCCAATGCATTCCCCAAGGGGTCATGGCGTTCCTCATCGAGGGCCAAGGCCACGGGGAAACATCCCTGTTGACAAGCACCGGCATCGGCACATTCATGGATCCGCGCGTGGGGCGCGGATCGCCCGTAAGACCGCCCGCCGGGGAACAATGGGTTGCGGTTGAAAACGGCAAATTGCGCTACCGGCTTCCCCCGATAACGGTCGCGATGTTCAACGCGCCATCGGCGGACCGCGAAGGCAATATCTACATGAGGCACACGGCCATGCTCGCGGAGAGTCGCGAAATTGCAAAGGCCGCGCGGGCAAACGGTGGATTGGTTATCGTCAATGTCGGGTACGTCGTCGAAAAAAATTCGGACGATATCTTTCTGCCGGCATCGGATGTGGACGCGGTCGTTGTCTACCCCCGCACGGAACAGACGGGTTCCGTCAAACATCGCAAACACTGGCCGATGTTCACTACCGAAAGCGACATGCCGATCGCGGAAAGCGTTGCCAAACTCAAGTACGCCAACGAAACTCTGCGCATCACGCCGAGACGCACAGCGGTGGACGATTCGCTTGCGCGCTTGGCCGCGACGGCTTTCGCGGAAAACGTTCGCCGGGGCAGCCTGGTCAACATCGGCGTCGGCCTGCCGGAAGAAGTTTGCCGGCTGCTGTACGAGGCGGGACTCTACGAGGACATCACCCTGTTTACGGAAAGCGGCGTCATTGGTGGATTGCCAGCGCCGGGCGTCTTTTTCGGCGCTGCGATATGTCCCAAAAAGATGATTACCAGCGCGGAAATTTTCCATCGGTGCTACGAAAGCCTGGATGTGAGCATCCTGGGGATGCTGCAATGTGACAGCGATGGAAACGTCAACGTTTCCAAACGCGGCGAGGGCGCAATCAATTACGTCGGACCGGGGGGATTCATTGACTTCACGACCGCGGCGCGGACGATTATCTTCGTCAGTAGTTGGATGCTGGGTGGAAAGATTCGTCTGGAAGGCAATGCCCTGCGCATCGTCGAATACGGCAAGCCGAAATTCATCGCCAATGTGGACGAAATTACCTTCAGTGGACGCCAAGCGCTTGCCACGGGCAAGAAAGTGCTTTACGTGTCCAATGTGGGCATTTTCCAGTTGACGCCGCGCGGTATGGAACTGGTGCGTATCGTGCCCGGCATTGACATCAGGAAAGATATTCTGGATTTTTCCCCCATGCGGATTCTATTGCCCGAATCGGGCGATGTTCCCACGGTGGATCCGATAGTCGTTTCGGGAAAAGGGTTCCGACTGTCTTTCAAGTAAAGGGTTTCCGCGCATGATGACGGCGATTATCGGCATAATGAGTGCGGCCATGGCCGCCCCGATCAACGGTTCGTATCTGGCGCGCGTGGCGCATGCGATCGAATGTGCCCGGGGCGACCTATCCGCCATGCAGCCGGTTGCCGAACGGGCCGCCGCCGCTCTGGCCAACGGAGGGAAACTATGGGCGGCGGGCCAGCCCTCGCTCGTCAGCGAAATCAGCGGACGCGCCGGCGGCTTTATGATGATTCGCGCACTGGGAAGCGAGCCGCCTGATCCCGCCGATGTGGTTTTGTACACGCCCGAAATCGGCGCCGGCATGCCTGACCCCCTGAAAAACACGCAGGCGCTTGTAGTGACCTTCGGTTCAAGGCCGGTTCATGATCAATGGCCGTTTTTTCCGAATCATGCCGAAGAGGCAGGCATCTCCCCCACGCTGGCAAACGCCATTCCCGCATGGATTTTTACCGGCGAAACGATCGCCGCGTTGACCCGGCTCGGCAAAATGCCGGTCATTTACGAAAGTATCGGCTCATACAGCGGCATCCCGCGCATCACGCAGTACAAGAACGGCGATATTGCCTTTCACGACGATAAAGAAGTCCCCCCCGTGGCAGCGGGTGTCATCGCCAACCGCTATATCAACACAATCAAGGCCATGCTGGATCGCGTGGATCGCGAACAACGCCGCCAACTCGACAAAACAGGCGCATGGTGCCGAGCGGCGAGAAAGCGGGGCGCACAATTGTTCATGTACAGCATGGGCCACCTGTTTCCGGACGAAGTGGGTAAAACAGACATCGGAAAACTGTTTCATTCGGACGTGTGGAACGCGGGATTCCGCACGTCGCCGAAACCCGATGACGTTTATCGTCCCGGCGACATGATTGTGCTCATCGGATACCAGCAGCCGCCGGACGATCTCCTCCGCAAGGCACGGCCGGCCGGCGCCCGTGTCGCTTTCACGGCGCTCCGGCACGAACGCGATTTTGCTCATGATCGCGGCGTTATATGGATTGATCCCATGTGGGATTGGCCCGACGCCTGCGTGCCCCTCGAAGGCTACGACGTGCCCTTGCTCGCCGCGTCGGGCCTGATAAACGGCGCGATCGCGTGGGAAATCCACCGCCTTGCGGTTCAGAACTGAACGTTCCAGTTGACCGGTGCTGATTCGATACAGCGAAAACCGAGTTTGTAAACTTTCCCGTCCTGTTCCGTTTTGGGCGCTTCCGCCGAACAATAGGACGATTTCACCGCATATTCGTCCGGCACAAAAATACGCAGGTTATAATCCGTCTCCGCGATGCCGGTAAATGTTCCCGACAAGAGGCGGGTTTGCGCATTCCATTCGAGGCGGGTGAAATCGGTGGCCCCTTGAGTGAAATGCCGATCCGTGGCGAGAAACATCGGTCGGCCCTCATAGGCTCGCAGACCCAGCAGCCGAACGCTGCCCGGCGGCATGTCGAGCATCAGCCTCCCCTTGGCGAGGCCATAGAACTTGTCGCGCCAGAAATCATAGACGGTATAGTAGCGGTTGAAATTGAGACCCAGGTTTGTGAAATCGAGGGGAATCTTGGCAGGGGCGGCATCGTTCCAGTTGAATACGGCGACGACATGCCATGATCCCACGGCGCATTGAATCGGAAGCGACCAAATCGCAGGCGTTTTGCCTTCAAAGAGATCGACAGGGCGCGCAGAGCGGCCAATGGTGGGCAGAAGCCGTGTCAAAAGGGCGCGCTGTCCGGCGTCGAGGTCCGGAGGCCAATCGCCCATTTTGATCACGCCGCCGGTCAGGGCGGCGGCCGTCAGCCATGCCTGCGCCTGTTCGGCGGACAAGGGAGGTCTATGGCCCACACTCCACCGTTCCCGTGTGGAATCAATCCCAAAATAGGAACAGTCCGTGTCGGCTATCCAACAATGCGGCGCAAAATAATAGCGCCGGGCGGCGTTCGTCATCGCCTCGACACATCCCCAAGGTTTCCGGCCTGTCTCCCGGCGCCAAACCGGCGCCGTGACCTGCGCCGGGGAAAAAGAGGTAATCAACGATTCCCCGCCTAGCCCTTCGCGCAAGGCTTGCACGCCCATCCGAAACACATCCACGCGCGTAACACCCACCGCGGCGTACCGATCCGCATACAGCAACCGGCATGCAAAATCGCCCTGTTGCAACGTGTCGAATCCCCAATCGTTCCCGACGCGCGCAGCCAGATCCCGCACCCACGCGTACGCCTCGGGGATTGTCACATCTATGATGCGATCATCCGGGTCCAGCATGGAACGGTACGCCTCGGCCGGTTGGCGCAACCAATCCGGATGTTCCCGCGCAACGGCGCTGTTTACATGGGCGGTAAACGGATCCAACCAAAGGCCGGCCGTCATTTTTCGCGAATGGATCTGGTCGGCCAGCCATTTCATGCCATGCGGAAACTTCGCGGAATCCGGTTCCCAAGTTCCCGTGGCCTGCTGCCAACCGCCCCCAATCGCAAAATGCGTCCAACCGTAACGTTTCAAATCGCGATCGAACACATCCAACGCCGCCAAAATGTTCGATTCGTTGATGTCGCTCTTGAGGGCGGTGTTCCATGAATCCCAACCGTGCGGCAACCGAAAACCTTGCGGGCCGGCATCGTTGAACGCGCCGACGGCCTGCCCGAAATGCTCCAACCCGTCGAAGGGGTTTCGTTCAGTAAGGGCCACATAAAAAATCTCCGATTCGAGGCGCTTTCCGGGCGGAACCTCGATCGGCGGATCAAATATACAGTCGGCGCGCATGACGGCCCTCGTCGGATCGTCATCCAATTCAAGCATGATTCGTCCGTACGCATGCCGCATGGTCAGAAAACCCGCCGTCAACGACAATCCGCTGGTCGGATTGAAGGCCGTGCAATTGCTTAGACATTGCGTCTTCCCGGCGACGACTTGGGGAACTTCGTCGGTCAAACCCAGATGGCGGCCGTTTTCAAGAATAACGGACCCGCCGGAACCCAACCCCAGATTGAGCGAACCCTTTTTCTCGCCTCCAAGCGCCCATGGAATCAGCGCCTTGATCGTCACGGGCTTTTTGGTTGTGTTTTCGAACGCCACTTGAATCGTCATGAAAGGTTTTGTGGGGTACGTCTCCACAATCCAATCCAGCGTCCCCTTCTTGAACCACATCCCCTGTCCTTCTCCAAGGCGGTTGTTCACGGGAGCGCGGTTGCTGTATCGCGCATCAACGGGAAAAGGTTTCGGCGCGGCCTCCCCCTCAATCCAGATCATCGGATACAGACCGGTGGCAATGGTTTCGATCCGGTTCACCCGAATGTCAATCAGGCCATTCTTGTGAACGGCCACCTCGTATTGATCCGTGTTGATGGTTCGGAAAGCCCTTGGCTCGCGTTGCGCCAACGCAGTATCCGGAACAAGAACCAGCACGGAAAGGCCAATCGAAACAAATAGCCCGCGAATCATGGCAACCCTCCTTCTCAATGATATACCCGCGCCGCGCGAAAGGTTGCAGGCGGCTTATTCGATGGTGACGCGCTTGGCGGTCTGGCTCGACTTGTAGGCCGCCAGCGCCACTTCCAACGCATCCCGTCCGGCCCTGCCGTCCATGGTCAGTTTTTCCACCCCCGTGACCACATCGAGCCAGTAGCCCATCTCCGTGGACCATCCCCCTTCCGTGGGCGATTTGTCCAGCGTTTTCCATTCGTGTTTGCCGTCGCGCCCCGCCGATGCCTTGCCCCCCACCAGATACACGCCCCGCGTGTAGTCGCAGATGATGGATCCCTCGGTCCCGTAGATTTCAAGGCCGCTGAATCCGGGACGGCTGGTCCAGCCCACTTCGATGTATCCGAGCGCGCCGCTCTTGAATTCGAGCAGCAACAACGCATTGTCATCCACTTCGATTTTCTTGACGAGCGTCGCCGCCTTGGCGCTTACGGCCACGATCGGGCCGAAAAGCCACAGGCATAAATCAATCGCATGAATGCCCATGTCCAGCATCGCGCCGCCTGCCGCCAGATTCTTCTGGTAAAACCAATCACTCTTGGCCCAGCCGGGAAACGGCCCCCCATGCGCAAACCGCACGCGGATCATGAACGGTTTTCCCAGCGTCTTCTCCTCGAGTAGTTCCTTGCATTTCTTCGGGCCATTGAAAAGCCGGTGCGTGAAGCCAATCATCAGTTTGCGCCGGACTTTTCTCGCGGCGGCGATCATCAGGTCGGCCTCTTGCAGCGTCGTTGAAATGGGCTTTTCGCACAAGACATGGCATTTCGCCTCCAGCGCGGCGATTACGGCTTCGGCATGATACTTGTTCGGCGTGCACACGCTGACGACATCGAGTTTTTCCCGGGCAAGCATGTCGCGGTAATGCGCATAGCCCCGCATCTCGCCATAGGACAGCGCCATCTCCTTGTGGCGCTCCGGTTCGGGGTCGGCGAAAGCCACCAATTGCGCCCGATCATCTTTGAGATAACCCGGCAGGTGGCACGCCTGCGCAATCGAACCCACCCCGATAACCCCCACGCGAAACTTCTTCGTTTCCGACATCGGCGCTTCTCCTCTCGCACTTGGCGGAATATAGTCTACGACGCTTTACGCAGTAGTTCAAACAGGGGTCTTTCAATTTTGGCGAGAAAGTAGTACAATGAAACCGGCACATGGGAAAGATAGGAGCAGGGAGCAACGGCCCGAACAGGGCAGGGGTATTTCATGAGGCGTGACGGGAACGAACCGGAGAAGGCGGAAGCCGATCAAGGGGCATCTCCGGCGACAAAATATGATTTGCCGCCGCGCGTCGCGTGGTATGTCGTCATTTCACTGTCGCTGGTTCTTTCCCTTCATTTACTGGGCCGTGTGGGCTTTTACCAAGGCTGGTATAGTTTTTTTATCGCCGATACCATTACTTTTTTCAGTCTACTTCTGTTGGGCATTGGGACCACGTTTGTCTTGTCCGTCGTGTATGCCGTACGGCCGATCACTTTTCTGGCGGCCATCGGCATCGCCCTTATCTTGGCCGGCCAGATCATCAATGTCATGGATGGCATCTCATCTTTCGGCGGCAATGTGCGTCCGGTCGTGAGGCCGTTCCATCTGGTCAAGGAACCGCTCATGAGCACCGGCATTGTATTGTTCATCGGCGGCCTCTTCTGGGGAGTGTATGAAACCCACCGGGCCAAGCAACGGCTCCAAGTCGAACAGGAAACGCTCCGTGTCCAGATGGAGGAAAAACGGAAAGCGTTCGAGGAGCTTGAGCAGACGCGAGCACAACTTGAAAATCGCGTGGCCGAACGCACCGCCGAACTGATGCGGATCAACCGGCAATTGGAACAAGAAATCGCCGAACGCCGCCTCATCGAAACGGCTTTGCGCGACAGCGAGCAACGCTACCGGACTGTCTTGGAGGATCAGACGGAAATCATCAGCCGGTTCCGGCCCGATGGCACATTCGTGTTTGTGAACGACGTTTTTTGCCGCTTTTTCAATAAAACAAGAAACGATCTGATTGAAAAACCCTGGCAACCCCTGGCGCATGAGGATGACCGTCCGATCATCGAAGAGCAACTCGGAAAGATGTCGCCGGACAACCCCGTCGTTGTTATCGAAAACCGTGTCTATGCCGGCACGGGGGAAATCCGCTGGATGCAGTTTGTCAACCGGGGCTTCTTCGATAAAACGGGACGCCTGATCGAAACCCAGTCGGTGGGCCGCGACATCACGGAACGCAAGCAGGCCGAGGAGGCGCTGAAAGAAAGCGAGGAATCCCTCCGGTTCATGATAGAAAGCGTGGACGATGTTTTTTGGCAGTTGACACCCGATCTGCGCGCGGCGTATGTCAGCCCGGCGGACGAACGGCAGCGGGGATACAAAGCGGAAGAAGTCATTGGGCGATCCGTTTTGGAATTTATAACCCCGCGGTCGCTTGCCTCGTTCAAGGCGCAATTCAGCGAGCGTTTGAAACTCATGGAACAGGGAATCAATCCGGGAAGCGCGACCTATGAACTGGAGCAAATCCGAAAGGACGGAACCCTAATTTGGACCGAAACGGTGTCGGCGCCCCTGTTCGATTCGGAAGGCCAATTGCTCGGATTTCAGGGCATCACGCGCGATATTGATCGCCGTAAAAAAGCCGAGGAGGCTCTTCGCGAAAGCGAGGCGAAATACCGCGAACTGGTCGAAAGCGCCAACAGCGTCATCATGCGCATGGACGTGAACGGCAACATCCTTTTCTTCAATCATTTCGCGCAGGAATTTTTCGGGTACACCGAGGAGGAAATCATCGGACGCAATGTCATCGGAACCATCCTGCGCCCGGAAGATTCCGACGGGCGCGCCCACGAGGCAATGATAAAGGGTATCGGGGAACACCCGGAACAGTATCTGTGCAATGAAAACGAAAACTGCCGGAAAAACGGGGACATCGTCTGGATATCGTGGACCAACCGGCCGATCCGCGACGAAAACGGCCGCATAAAAGAAATCCTTTGCATCGGAAACGACATCACCGAACGCGTAAAGGCGCAGCGCCTGATCCTGGAACAGCAGTTGCTCATGCTGAACGCGGCGCGCCTGTCGGC
The Candidatus Hydrogenedentota bacterium DNA segment above includes these coding regions:
- a CDS encoding PAS domain S-box protein, whose product is MRRDGNEPEKAEADQGASPATKYDLPPRVAWYVVISLSLVLSLHLLGRVGFYQGWYSFFIADTITFFSLLLLGIGTTFVLSVVYAVRPITFLAAIGIALILAGQIINVMDGISSFGGNVRPVVRPFHLVKEPLMSTGIVLFIGGLFWGVYETHRAKQRLQVEQETLRVQMEEKRKAFEELEQTRAQLENRVAERTAELMRINRQLEQEIAERRLIETALRDSEQRYRTVLEDQTEIISRFRPDGTFVFVNDVFCRFFNKTRNDLIEKPWQPLAHEDDRPIIEEQLGKMSPDNPVVVIENRVYAGTGEIRWMQFVNRGFFDKTGRLIETQSVGRDITERKQAEEALKESEESLRFMIESVDDVFWQLTPDLRAAYVSPADERQRGYKAEEVIGRSVLEFITPRSLASFKAQFSERLKLMEQGINPGSATYELEQIRKDGTLIWTETVSAPLFDSEGQLLGFQGITRDIDRRKKAEEALRESEAKYRELVESANSVIMRMDVNGNILFFNHFAQEFFGYTEEEIIGRNVIGTILRPEDSDGRAHEAMIKGIGEHPEQYLCNENENCRKNGDIVWISWTNRPIRDENGRIKEILCIGNDITERVKAQRLILEQQLLMLNAARLSALGTMASGIAHEINNPMAIISVGAEQLERSLDDPRLSNEYRANVTKTIVRNVKRVQHIVQGLRNLSRDGSSDAFVRESVATIVTETLEVCMARCRDAGITLTVSPIPNELHIECRSAQLGQVLLNLINNAYDAVKELPEKWIRLDVEDEGTTIRFAITDSGHGLGRDIQEMAFIPFFTTKQTIGGIGLGLSISRRMVENHHGDLFLDAASSNTRFVVRLPKRQTVEA
- a CDS encoding alpha-galactosidase — protein: MIRGLFVSIGLSVLVLVPDTALAQREPRAFRTINTDQYEVAVHKNGLIDIRVNRIETIATGLYPMIWIEGEAAPKPFPVDARYSNRAPVNNRLGEGQGMWFKKGTLDWIVETYPTKPFMTIQVAFENTTKKPVTIKALIPWALGGEKKGSLNLGLGSGGSVILENGRHLGLTDEVPQVVAGKTQCLSNCTAFNPTSGLSLTAGFLTMRHAYGRIMLELDDDPTRAVMRADCIFDPPIEVPPGKRLESEIFYVALTERNPFDGLEHFGQAVGAFNDAGPQGFRLPHGWDSWNTALKSDINESNILAALDVFDRDLKRYGWTHFAIGGGWQQATGTWEPDSAKFPHGMKWLADQIHSRKMTAGLWLDPFTAHVNSAVAREHPDWLRQPAEAYRSMLDPDDRIIDVTIPEAYAWVRDLAARVGNDWGFDTLQQGDFACRLLYADRYAAVGVTRVDVFRMGVQALREGLGGESLITSFSPAQVTAPVWRRETGRKPWGCVEAMTNAARRYYFAPHCWIADTDCSYFGIDSTRERWSVGHRPPLSAEQAQAWLTAAALTGGVIKMGDWPPDLDAGQRALLTRLLPTIGRSARPVDLFEGKTPAIWSLPIQCAVGSWHVVAVFNWNDAAPAKIPLDFTNLGLNFNRYYTVYDFWRDKFYGLAKGRLMLDMPPGSVRLLGLRAYEGRPMFLATDRHFTQGATDFTRLEWNAQTRLLSGTFTGIAETDYNLRIFVPDEYAVKSSYCSAEAPKTEQDGKVYKLGFRCIESAPVNWNVQF
- a CDS encoding Gfo/Idh/MocA family oxidoreductase, producing MKAPVGIGVLSFAHGHVGAYVDVMKNFADVRLVSAYDDNEQRGKGVCDNAGMRYTPHVEDVLDDPNVQAVMVGSETCRHAELCIAAARAGKHILCQKPMALSLEDCDRMIAAAEKAGVMLAVAFQMRHDPANIRMREIVQSGELGRIAVIRRRHCIGVLLMESFVNGPTHWHIEADKNMGMFMDDATHPADWFHWMLGKPVSVIAEIDNVITHVAPDDNGVAVFRFAQGEMGIVFNSSTVMASENTTEIYGEKGCVIQNYGDAPSCDTRLPGGIAVKMFKYGEGKWQDLGVPIPPGHGCRIQAVPRPWVDSLVNETPPAATGHDGRVAVEMILGAYKAAREGRRVTFPL
- a CDS encoding CoA-transferase — translated: MTLFSKISVLYHVLKWRLTWNRRDTHYRFTIPDNPKFMGPRDAVKLIPDGAVVAASGLGANQWASILYWSIRELFQETGHPRDLTVMAIGGMGARGRAPGSLEELGLPGLCTRFFSGHLETFKAMLRLADQGKLELQCIPQGVMAFLIEGQGHGETSLLTSTGIGTFMDPRVGRGSPVRPPAGEQWVAVENGKLRYRLPPITVAMFNAPSADREGNIYMRHTAMLAESREIAKAARANGGLVIVNVGYVVEKNSDDIFLPASDVDAVVVYPRTEQTGSVKHRKHWPMFTTESDMPIAESVAKLKYANETLRITPRRTAVDDSLARLAATAFAENVRRGSLVNIGVGLPEEVCRLLYEAGLYEDITLFTESGVIGGLPAPGVFFGAAICPKKMITSAEIFHRCYESLDVSILGMLQCDSDGNVNVSKRGEGAINYVGPGGFIDFTTAARTIIFVSSWMLGGKIRLEGNALRIVEYGKPKFIANVDEITFSGRQALATGKKVLYVSNVGIFQLTPRGMELVRIVPGIDIRKDILDFSPMRILLPESGDVPTVDPIVVSGKGFRLSFK
- a CDS encoding Gfo/Idh/MocA family oxidoreductase, translated to MSETKKFRVGVIGVGSIAQACHLPGYLKDDRAQLVAFADPEPERHKEMALSYGEMRGYAHYRDMLAREKLDVVSVCTPNKYHAEAVIAALEAKCHVLCEKPISTTLQEADLMIAAARKVRRKLMIGFTHRLFNGPKKCKELLEEKTLGKPFMIRVRFAHGGPFPGWAKSDWFYQKNLAAGGAMLDMGIHAIDLCLWLFGPIVAVSAKAATLVKKIEVDDNALLLLEFKSGALGYIEVGWTSRPGFSGLEIYGTEGSIICDYTRGVYLVGGKASAGRDGKHEWKTLDKSPTEGGWSTEMGYWLDVVTGVEKLTMDGRAGRDALEVALAAYKSSQTAKRVTIE
- a CDS encoding DegT/DnrJ/EryC1/StrS family aminotransferase, with translation MALDVEVNPGGPRAFVQTARAAGELDRWRQIGEDEAAMAADMVRRNELSGGTPVVREFEQAWRAWMGTKFAVSVVNGTSALYSAYFGLGVGPGDEVVCPVNTWICSIAPALLLGARPVFCDINPDTLLIDPADMKRKITPRTRCLCAVHLWGNVCDMDAIMAVSRETGVAVVEDCSHAHGAKYKGRMCGAIGHVGAWSLQGSKAVSAGEGGMIATDDLDVFERACLVGQVNRIAGIDLVGAKYAELQPLGLGMKFRAHPLGIGIAAVQLKKLPELNRRRAAYFAEVEAGLDSIPGLRPITVHEGAERGGFYGFPIIHEPEAMGGLSTADYVERIKALGVGASLSPYPNLHDLPLFAKGFDIFTRNRGPLCANEGYTGYRPGDFPNAERAMARTIFLPVLSDPAPGAAQAVLRALREAAGA